The following proteins are encoded in a genomic region of Arachis ipaensis cultivar K30076 chromosome B02, Araip1.1, whole genome shotgun sequence:
- the LOC107626770 gene encoding UDP-glycosyltransferase 72B1-like, protein MASVASLDSTIGLRLMPELLGLDAPVPVAVDAGSEGEVTCTDARKLQDSNPSPNIRETNEKPSANYFRDSSSGNNDPLSFLPSGFLERTKGQGFVVSHWAPQVEVLGHRATGGFLTHCGWFSTVESIVHGVAIIAWPLFSEQRMIAAILADGMRVRPKVDDESGVVEKDEVANAVKSLMGENEGREIHERMRVLKDEAAAAIKQDGSSTVTLSK, encoded by the exons ATGGCCTCCGTCGCCTCCTTAGATAGCACAATCGGCCTCAGGCTTATGCCGGAGCTACTCGGTCTCGACGCGCCTGTTCCTGTCGCTGTTGACGCCGGCTCCGAGGGGGAAGTCACGTGCACTGACGCGCGGAAACTCCAAGACTCGAACCCAAGTCCGAACATAAG AGAAACGAACGAGAAACCAAGTGCAAACTATTTCAGAGACTCGTCATCTGGTAATAACGATCCTCTGAGTTTCTTACCATCTGGATTCTTGGAAAGAACGAAAGGTCAAGGCTTTGTGGTTTCCCATTGGGCCCCACAGGTGGAGGTACTTGGCCATAGAGCCACCGGTGGGTTCCTCACTCACTGTGGATGGTTTTCTACGGTTGAGAGCATCGTGCATGGCGTTGCCATAATAGCATGGCCATTGTTTTCTGAGCAGAGAATGATTGCTGCCATTCTTGCTGATGGTATGAGAGTAAGGCCAAAGGTTGATGATGAGAGTGGCGTTGTGGAGAAGGATGAAGTTGCGAATGCGGTGAAGAGTTTGATGGGAGAAAATGAGGGAAGAGAGATTCATGAGAGGATGCGAGTGTTGAAAGATGAAGCTGCTGCGGCAATCAAACAAGATGGTTCTTCCACCGTCACATTGTCTAaatag